A genomic window from Spodoptera frugiperda isolate SF20-4 chromosome 29, AGI-APGP_CSIRO_Sfru_2.0, whole genome shotgun sequence includes:
- the LOC118268549 gene encoding cytochrome P450 6B5-like, whose amino-acid sequence MVLLPITLALITLVLVWYFIGIYNENYWRKRGVVFYSKNKVLGPLWDFLVSPRPLFQVFGDLYQQYRHEPAIGLGHLLTPAMFVINQKNVQQVLSGDFQSFNHRGMESIEGDQLSDNITFMTGPRWKLMRSNMTPLFTANKLKNMYYIMDKSAQDFANYLKNNPKTRDGNLFETLMMFCNAAVCGAIFGIGSESIFDSPFLKVARGISQSNLSMKLKFVSFIVSPKLSSLLGLKFFKEYEEFFVKSIGEVLKRRDQENVKRHDFADIALAIQKNGTMRDRTTGYEIEPTTGILSAQALFFFAAGVEPCANAIYATLYLLSVHPEILQDVHQEIDKHFEKYNNNITYDVICEMEFTEKVLSEAMRMFPPIGFLTRQCVQDTVLPVGNIPVQKGTKIFTPIYDIHHDPELYPDPEVFDPERFSKDRRPNDDIYMPFGMGNRTCIGARYAKLQVQAGLVHVLRNFTVASKQTDEKVTFKHDSFNVRLKNVDVQLIPRNVK is encoded by the coding sequence ATGGTATTGCTACCGATTACTTTGGCCTTAATAACTTTAGTACTAGTATGGTATTTCATTGGGATATACAATGAAAATTATTGGAGAAAACGTGGTGTGGTCTTCTACAGCAAAAACAAAGTCTTAGGACCATTATGGGATTTCTTAGTGTCACCACGTCCCTTGTTCCAAGTCTTTGGAGATCTCTACCAACAATACAGACACGAACCAGCCATCGGTTTGGGACACTTGTTAACACCAGCGATGTTTGTCATCAATCAGAAAAATGTGCAGCAAGTTCTATCAGGTGACTTCCAATCTTTTAATCATCGAGGCATGGAAAGCATTGAAGGAGACCAATTAAGTGATAATATTACCTTCATGACTGGTCCAAGATGGAAGCTGATGCGATCGAACATGACTCCGTTGTTTACGGCAAACAAATTGAAGAACATGTATTACATCATGGACAAAAGTGCTCAAGACTTTGCGAACTATTTGAAAAACAATCCCAAGACCCGTGATGGTAACTTATTTGAAACTCTTATGATGTTCTGTAATGCTGCAGTTTGTGGAGCTATCTTCGGCATTGGATCAGAGTCAATCTTTGATTCACCTTTCCTCAAAGTTGCAAGAGGCATATCCCAATCTAATTTATCGATGAAGTTGAAATTCGTATCATTTATTGTAAGCCCGAAATTGTCTTCACTTTTGGGCTTGAAATTTTTCAAAGAATATGAAGAATTCTTTGTTAAATCAATTGGTGAAGTGTTAAAACGAAGAGATCAGGAAAATGTAAAGCGTCACGACTTCGCTGACATTGCTTTAGCTATACAGAAGAACGGTACCATGAGAGACCGTACAACAGGATACGAGATAGAGCCTACGACCGGTATACTCTCTGCACAGGCTTTGTTCTTCTTTGCTGCTGGTGTAGAGCCTTGTGCTAATGCGATCTATGCGACGTTGTATCTTCTGAGTGTACACCCAGAAATATTACAAGATGTGCACCAAGAGATAGATAAGCATtttgaaaaatacaataacaatataacCTATGACGTTATTTGTGAGATGGAGTTTACAGAAAAGGTATTGAGTGAAGCAATGAGAATGTTCCCTCCAATTGGATTTTTGACGAGACAATGTGTTCAGGATACTGTCCTACCTGTTGGTAATATCCCAGTACAGAAAGGAACCAAAATATTCACTCCAATTTATGATATCCATCACGACCCTGAATTGTATCCAGACCCAGAAGTGTTCGACCCGGAGCGATTCTCCAAGGATAGGAGACCCAATGACGACATTTACATGCCATTTGGAATGGGCAACAGGACGTGTATAGGCGCCAGGTACGCCAAGCTACAAGTGCAGGCTGGTTTGGTGCACGTCTTACGAAACTTCACTGTTGCATCGAAGCAAACAGATGAAAAGGTAACATTCAAGCACGATTCGTTTAATGTGAGATTAAAAAACGTTGATGTTCAGCTTATTCCTAGAAATGTGAAATAG
- the LOC118268447 gene encoding PHD finger protein 14 isoform X2, with protein MNNQSRGPAKRKVKPVEPQSLLDFDLGEGESSDDSDFRIEDHPEESDDYSINTDDEEKKAAAQSESSEESGSDDDEFKGSNKIGEDKPVNDVLEKAKKEFKFPVELANLLICAGCLGSRSDDFNEIVECDGCGVTVHEGCYGVSDTTSESSTVSSASTEPWFCEACKAGVTDPNCELCPNKGGIFKETEVGAWVHLVCALYVPGVAFSEVERLSGVTLFEMAYSRWGARSCALCEDATLARTGVCVGCDAGLCKTFFHVTCGQRSGLLAEAHSEEAEQADPFYAHCKLHSDKALVKKRKRNWLALQLRTEKRKLELQNNLSTDEQLRIQRKLVKYRKKYLIQKENRNPPWVPTQKMARLLYSSASAMRKFQKKAECMGIDTHALEFQDAQMSALKDVSRRWHVPPAFSVEFVGYYLERNTRVSSLRQSLERLTKENEKLLADDDKLRLDYDEASKENTEALATLTSTRQALLKLYEVIIALCPKITSPPVLEDKPLVPPELPRSTPKVTPQQLQKRSMSVPTAAALKMGVGFPLSDNPDARQGKVLSTSLEAASGSLAGRECAACGRSSEQHLMAACDTCHQHYHLHCLKPPLQRPPKKSKLYGWQCSECDKTSDSEPEVLEKKVPRRSRIRYSKDGAIITEPHSPGSPPKPGSDKYPKVEKTKLETPESISPIKVTIKPFEFSSDGNESSEIKVKKEKKIKKSKQREHASASAGEGESPSKKIHKRSFTSPTLTNTPLMSITPIVADSPNDSHNENSNASTNVATTKREDSFLPQNLSFSSLLVDGKERDSKAIESSIESTLANLSSDIATYKANRKRRKEKHRSRYSPDLLRSPSKSHKHKRKKKTQDLENPDPPHPRITIKIKPIPKPDGSLDTQMFYVPTDSNDGPPPAVMKKLSKQAEQEAAKPPAAPADEPELPPAPETPDAAVRSRSERSRRGGSGVSNTSAAAAATPLTHCDVCMEAGDGTNLVRCDECAKRYHFTCLEPPLNKNPKKRGYSWHCADCDPTDVEENN; from the exons atgaataatc AAAGCCGAGGCCCGGCTAAGCGCAAAGTGAAGCCGGTTGAGCCACAATCTTTGTTAGATTTTGATCTGGGTGAAGGCGAAAGTTCCGATGACTCAGACTTTCGGATAGAGGATCACCCTGAAGAAAGTGATGATTACTCGATAAACACTGACGATGAAGAAAAAA aGGCAGCTGCACAAAGTGAATCCTCAGAGGaatcaggatctgatgatgatgaattcaAAGGTTCTAACAAAATAGGAGAAGATAAACCTGTGAATGATGTTCTGGAGAAAGCAAAAAAGGAATTTAAG tTTCCAGTTGAATTGGCAAACTTGTTGATATGTGCGGGATGCCTTGGTTCCAGAAGTGATGATTTCAATGAGATAGTAGAATGTGACGGATGTGGTGTTACTGTACACGAAG gttGTTATGGAGTCTCAGACACAACCAGCGAGTCCAGTACAGTCAGTTCAGCTTCTACTGAACCATGGTTCTGTGAGGCATGCAAAGCAGGAGTGACTGACCCTAATTGCGAGCTTTGTCCAAACAAGG gTGGTATTTTTAAGGAGACAGAAGTTGGAGCATGGGTACATTTAGTATGTGCGCTTTACGTACCTGGAGTCGCCTTTTCGGAG GTGGAGCGTCTATCCGGCGTGACTCTGTTCGAGATGGCGTACTCCCGGTGGGGCGCGCGGTCGTGCGCCCTGTGCGAGGATGCTACACTGGCCCGCACTGGCGTCTGTGTCGGCTGCGACGCCGGACTCTGCAAGACCTTCTTCCATGTCACCTg TGGTCAACGTTCAGGATTGTTGGCTGAAGCTCACTCGGAGGAGGCGGAACAAGCTGATCCATTCTACGCTCATTGCAAGCTACATTCTGATAAAGCTCTAGTCAAAAAACGCAAGAGGAACTGGCTTGCATTGCAATTGAGAACTGAGAAAAG gAAATTGGAACTCCAAAATAACCTAAGTACAGACGAGCAACTAAGGATTCAACGTAAACTAGTGAAATATCGAAAGAAGTATTTGATACAGAAAGAGAATAGGAATCCTCCATGGG TCCCAACACAAAAAATGGCGCGGTTGTTATACAGCAGTGCGTCAGCCATGAGGAAGTTTCAGAAAAAAGCAGAATGCATGGGCATTGATACACATGCATTGGAATTTCAAGATGCACAG ATGTCAGCACTAAAAGATGTCTCCCGTCGTTGGCACGTACCGCCAGCGTTCTCCGTCGAGTTCGTTGGCTACTACCTGGAAAGGAACACAAGAGTCTCATCTCTAAGACAGTCGCTTGAACGACTTACTAAGGAAAATGAGAAGCTTTTGGCTGACGATGATAAATTGCGATTGGATTACGATgag GCTTCAAAAGAGAACACAGAGGCATTAGCAACACTAACATCGACGAGGCAGGCCCTACTGAAACTGTATGAAGTCATAATAGCACTGTGTCCTAAGATCACGTCGCCTCCCGTCTTGGAAGACAAACCTCTCGTCCCGCCCGAGTTGCCTCGCTCCACGCCTAAAGTAACGCCGCAACAGTTGCAGAAACG GTCAATGTCTGTGCCAACTGCGGCTGCACTTAAGATGGGCGTTGGTTTTCCTCTTAGCGACAACCCGGACGCTCGCCAAGGAAAAGTCTTGTCAACATCATTGGAAG CTGCGTCGGGTTCGCTGGCGGGCCGTgagtgcgcggcgtgcggcCGCAGCTCGGAACAACATTTGATGGCGGCGTGCGACACGTGCCACCAACATTACCATCTGCACTGCCTCAAGCCACCGCTGCAACGACCGCCTAAGAAGAGCAAGCTTTATGGATG GCAATGCTCCGAATGTGACAAGACCTCCGATTCTGAACCTGAAGTGCTGGAGAAGAAAGTACCAAGAAGATCGAGAATACGCTACAGTAAAGATGGCGCTATCATCACTGAACCACACAGCCCAGGCTCTCCACCCAAACCGGGCTCAGACAAATATCCCAAAGTTGAAAAAACCAAGTTGGAGACACCTGAAAGTATATCTCCTATTAAAGTAACCATCAAGCCGTTTGAATTTAGTAGCGACGGCAATGAGAGTTCCGAAATTAAagtgaaaaaagaaaagaaaataaagaagtcGAAACAAAGAGAACATGCGTCGGCCTCCGCCGGAGAAGGAGAGTCTCCGAGCAAGAAGATACACAAGCGAAGCTTTACTTCACCCACTTTGACAAATACTCCTCTGATGTCTATAACTCCGATTGTCGCCGATAGTCCAAACGACTCGCACAATGAAAATTCAAACGCGTCCACGAACGTTGCAACTACTAAACGAGAGGACAGCTTTTTGCCTCAGAATTTATCGTTCTCATCTCTTCTAGTGGATGGCAAAGAAAGAGACAGCAAAGCCATAGAGAGTTCAATAGAAAGTACATTAGCGAATTTATCGTCAGATATTGCAACCTATAAAGCTAATAGGAAGCGTAGAAAAGAGAAACATAGATCTAGATACTCCCCGGATCTTTTGCGGTCACCTTCGAAATCGCATAAACATAAAAGGAAGAAGAAGACGCAAGATTTGGAGAATCCAGATCCTCCGCATCCTAGAATCACTATCAAG ATCAAGCCTATTCCAAAACCAGATGGGTCATTAGATACGCAAATGTTCTACGTGCCGACGGACAGCAACGACGGCCCGCCGCCTGCAGTCATGAAGAAGTTATCTAAG CAAGCGGAGCAGGAAGCGGCGAAGCCCCCGGCGGCGCCCGCAGACGAACCTGAACTGCCACCCGCGCCTGAGACTCCCGACGCTGCCGTG AGAAGTCGTAGCGAGCGCTCGCGTCGCGGCGGGTCGGGCGTGAGCAATACGAGCGCGGCCGCGGCGGCTACACCGCTCACACACTGCGATGTCTGCATGGAGGCTGGGGACGGTACCAATCTCGTGAG ATGTGACGAATGTGCCAAACGCTACCACTTCACGTGCTTAGAGCCGCCGCTGAATAAGAACCCCAAGAAACGCGGCTACTCGTGGCATTGTGCGGACTGCGATCCGACG gACGTCGAAGAAAACAACTGA
- the LOC118268447 gene encoding PHD finger protein 14 isoform X3: MNNQSRGPAKRKVKPVEPQSLLDFDLGEGESSDDSDFRIEDHPEESDDYSINTDDEEKKAAAQSESSEESGSDDDEFKGSNKIGEDKPVNDVLEKAKKEFKFPVELANLLICAGCLGSRSDDFNEIVECDGCGVTVHEGCYGVSDTTSESSTVSSASTEPWFCEACKAGVTDPNCELCPNKGGIFKETEVGAWVHLVCALYVPGVAFSEVERLSGVTLFEMAYSRWGARSCALCEDATLARTGVCVGCDAGLCKTFFHVTCGQRSGLLAEAHSEEAEQADPFYAHCKLHSDKALVKKRKRNWLALQLRTEKRKLELQNNLSTDEQLRIQRKLVKYRKKYLIQKENRNPPWVPTQKMARLLYSSASAMRKFQKKAECMGIDTHALEFQDAQMSALKDVSRRWHVPPAFSVEFVGYYLERNTRVSSLRQSLERLTKENEKLLADDDKLRLDYDEASKENTEALATLTSTRQALLKLYEVIIALCPKITSPPVLEDKPLVPPELPRSTPKVTPQQLQKRSMSVPTAAALKMGVGFPLSDNPDARQGKVLSTSLEAASGSLAGRECAACGRSSEQHLMAACDTCHQHYHLHCLKPPLQRPPKKSKLYGWQCSECDKTSDSEPEVLEKKVPRRSRIRYSKDGAIITEPHSPGSPPKPGSDKYPKVEKTKLETPESISPIKVTIKPFEFSSDGNESSEIKVKKEKKIKKSKQREHASASAGEGESPSKKIHKRSFTSPTLTNTPLMSITPIVADSPNDSHNENSNASTNVATTKREDSFLPQNLSFSSLLVDGKERDSKAIESSIESTLANLSSDIATYKANRKRRKEKHRSRYSPDLLRSPSKSHKHKRKKKTQDLENPDPPHPRITIKIKPIPKPDGSLDTQMFYVPTDSNDGPPPAVMKKLSKRSRSERSRRGGSGVSNTSAAAAATPLTHCDVCMEAGDGTNLVRCDECAKRYHFTCLEPPLNKNPKKRGYSWHCADCDPTDVEENN; encoded by the exons atgaataatc AAAGCCGAGGCCCGGCTAAGCGCAAAGTGAAGCCGGTTGAGCCACAATCTTTGTTAGATTTTGATCTGGGTGAAGGCGAAAGTTCCGATGACTCAGACTTTCGGATAGAGGATCACCCTGAAGAAAGTGATGATTACTCGATAAACACTGACGATGAAGAAAAAA aGGCAGCTGCACAAAGTGAATCCTCAGAGGaatcaggatctgatgatgatgaattcaAAGGTTCTAACAAAATAGGAGAAGATAAACCTGTGAATGATGTTCTGGAGAAAGCAAAAAAGGAATTTAAG tTTCCAGTTGAATTGGCAAACTTGTTGATATGTGCGGGATGCCTTGGTTCCAGAAGTGATGATTTCAATGAGATAGTAGAATGTGACGGATGTGGTGTTACTGTACACGAAG gttGTTATGGAGTCTCAGACACAACCAGCGAGTCCAGTACAGTCAGTTCAGCTTCTACTGAACCATGGTTCTGTGAGGCATGCAAAGCAGGAGTGACTGACCCTAATTGCGAGCTTTGTCCAAACAAGG gTGGTATTTTTAAGGAGACAGAAGTTGGAGCATGGGTACATTTAGTATGTGCGCTTTACGTACCTGGAGTCGCCTTTTCGGAG GTGGAGCGTCTATCCGGCGTGACTCTGTTCGAGATGGCGTACTCCCGGTGGGGCGCGCGGTCGTGCGCCCTGTGCGAGGATGCTACACTGGCCCGCACTGGCGTCTGTGTCGGCTGCGACGCCGGACTCTGCAAGACCTTCTTCCATGTCACCTg TGGTCAACGTTCAGGATTGTTGGCTGAAGCTCACTCGGAGGAGGCGGAACAAGCTGATCCATTCTACGCTCATTGCAAGCTACATTCTGATAAAGCTCTAGTCAAAAAACGCAAGAGGAACTGGCTTGCATTGCAATTGAGAACTGAGAAAAG gAAATTGGAACTCCAAAATAACCTAAGTACAGACGAGCAACTAAGGATTCAACGTAAACTAGTGAAATATCGAAAGAAGTATTTGATACAGAAAGAGAATAGGAATCCTCCATGGG TCCCAACACAAAAAATGGCGCGGTTGTTATACAGCAGTGCGTCAGCCATGAGGAAGTTTCAGAAAAAAGCAGAATGCATGGGCATTGATACACATGCATTGGAATTTCAAGATGCACAG ATGTCAGCACTAAAAGATGTCTCCCGTCGTTGGCACGTACCGCCAGCGTTCTCCGTCGAGTTCGTTGGCTACTACCTGGAAAGGAACACAAGAGTCTCATCTCTAAGACAGTCGCTTGAACGACTTACTAAGGAAAATGAGAAGCTTTTGGCTGACGATGATAAATTGCGATTGGATTACGATgag GCTTCAAAAGAGAACACAGAGGCATTAGCAACACTAACATCGACGAGGCAGGCCCTACTGAAACTGTATGAAGTCATAATAGCACTGTGTCCTAAGATCACGTCGCCTCCCGTCTTGGAAGACAAACCTCTCGTCCCGCCCGAGTTGCCTCGCTCCACGCCTAAAGTAACGCCGCAACAGTTGCAGAAACG GTCAATGTCTGTGCCAACTGCGGCTGCACTTAAGATGGGCGTTGGTTTTCCTCTTAGCGACAACCCGGACGCTCGCCAAGGAAAAGTCTTGTCAACATCATTGGAAG CTGCGTCGGGTTCGCTGGCGGGCCGTgagtgcgcggcgtgcggcCGCAGCTCGGAACAACATTTGATGGCGGCGTGCGACACGTGCCACCAACATTACCATCTGCACTGCCTCAAGCCACCGCTGCAACGACCGCCTAAGAAGAGCAAGCTTTATGGATG GCAATGCTCCGAATGTGACAAGACCTCCGATTCTGAACCTGAAGTGCTGGAGAAGAAAGTACCAAGAAGATCGAGAATACGCTACAGTAAAGATGGCGCTATCATCACTGAACCACACAGCCCAGGCTCTCCACCCAAACCGGGCTCAGACAAATATCCCAAAGTTGAAAAAACCAAGTTGGAGACACCTGAAAGTATATCTCCTATTAAAGTAACCATCAAGCCGTTTGAATTTAGTAGCGACGGCAATGAGAGTTCCGAAATTAAagtgaaaaaagaaaagaaaataaagaagtcGAAACAAAGAGAACATGCGTCGGCCTCCGCCGGAGAAGGAGAGTCTCCGAGCAAGAAGATACACAAGCGAAGCTTTACTTCACCCACTTTGACAAATACTCCTCTGATGTCTATAACTCCGATTGTCGCCGATAGTCCAAACGACTCGCACAATGAAAATTCAAACGCGTCCACGAACGTTGCAACTACTAAACGAGAGGACAGCTTTTTGCCTCAGAATTTATCGTTCTCATCTCTTCTAGTGGATGGCAAAGAAAGAGACAGCAAAGCCATAGAGAGTTCAATAGAAAGTACATTAGCGAATTTATCGTCAGATATTGCAACCTATAAAGCTAATAGGAAGCGTAGAAAAGAGAAACATAGATCTAGATACTCCCCGGATCTTTTGCGGTCACCTTCGAAATCGCATAAACATAAAAGGAAGAAGAAGACGCAAGATTTGGAGAATCCAGATCCTCCGCATCCTAGAATCACTATCAAG ATCAAGCCTATTCCAAAACCAGATGGGTCATTAGATACGCAAATGTTCTACGTGCCGACGGACAGCAACGACGGCCCGCCGCCTGCAGTCATGAAGAAGTTATCTAAG AGAAGTCGTAGCGAGCGCTCGCGTCGCGGCGGGTCGGGCGTGAGCAATACGAGCGCGGCCGCGGCGGCTACACCGCTCACACACTGCGATGTCTGCATGGAGGCTGGGGACGGTACCAATCTCGTGAG ATGTGACGAATGTGCCAAACGCTACCACTTCACGTGCTTAGAGCCGCCGCTGAATAAGAACCCCAAGAAACGCGGCTACTCGTGGCATTGTGCGGACTGCGATCCGACG gACGTCGAAGAAAACAACTGA
- the LOC118268447 gene encoding PHD finger protein 14 isoform X1: protein MNNQSRGPAKRKVKPVEPQSLLDFDLGEGESSDDSDFRIEDHPEESDDYSINTDDEEKKAAAQSESSEESGSDDDEFKGSNKIGEDKPVNDVLEKAKKEFKFPVELANLLICAGCLGSRSDDFNEIVECDGCGVTVHEGCYGVSDTTSESSTVSSASTEPWFCEACKAGVTDPNCELCPNKGGIFKETEVGAWVHLVCALYVPGVAFSEVERLSGVTLFEMAYSRWGARSCALCEDATLARTGVCVGCDAGLCKTFFHVTCGQRSGLLAEAHSEEAEQADPFYAHCKLHSDKALVKKRKRNWLALQLRTEKRKLELQNNLSTDEQLRIQRKLVKYRKKYLIQKENRNPPWVPTQKMARLLYSSASAMRKFQKKAECMGIDTHALEFQDAQMSALKDVSRRWHVPPAFSVEFVGYYLERNTRVSSLRQSLERLTKENEKLLADDDKLRLDYDEASKENTEALATLTSTRQALLKLYEVIIALCPKITSPPVLEDKPLVPPELPRSTPKVTPQQLQKRSMSVPTAAALKMGVGFPLSDNPDARQGKVLSTSLEAASGSLAGRECAACGRSSEQHLMAACDTCHQHYHLHCLKPPLQRPPKKSKLYGWQCSECDKTSDSEPEVLEKKVPRRSRIRYSKDGAIITEPHSPGSPPKPGSDKYPKVEKTKLETPESISPIKVTIKPFEFSSDGNESSEIKVKKEKKIKKSKQREHASASAGEGESPSKKIHKRSFTSPTLTNTPLMSITPIVADSPNDSHNENSNASTNVATTKREDSFLPQNLSFSSLLVDGKERDSKAIESSIESTLANLSSDIATYKANRKRRKEKHRSRYSPDLLRSPSKSHKHKRKKKTQDLENPDPPHPRITIKIKPIPKPDGSLDTQMFYVPTDSNDGPPPAVMKKLSKQAEQEAAKPPAAPADEPELPPAPETPDAAVLKPVESKPAELIEPKPKRSRSERSRRGGSGVSNTSAAAAATPLTHCDVCMEAGDGTNLVRCDECAKRYHFTCLEPPLNKNPKKRGYSWHCADCDPTDVEENN from the exons atgaataatc AAAGCCGAGGCCCGGCTAAGCGCAAAGTGAAGCCGGTTGAGCCACAATCTTTGTTAGATTTTGATCTGGGTGAAGGCGAAAGTTCCGATGACTCAGACTTTCGGATAGAGGATCACCCTGAAGAAAGTGATGATTACTCGATAAACACTGACGATGAAGAAAAAA aGGCAGCTGCACAAAGTGAATCCTCAGAGGaatcaggatctgatgatgatgaattcaAAGGTTCTAACAAAATAGGAGAAGATAAACCTGTGAATGATGTTCTGGAGAAAGCAAAAAAGGAATTTAAG tTTCCAGTTGAATTGGCAAACTTGTTGATATGTGCGGGATGCCTTGGTTCCAGAAGTGATGATTTCAATGAGATAGTAGAATGTGACGGATGTGGTGTTACTGTACACGAAG gttGTTATGGAGTCTCAGACACAACCAGCGAGTCCAGTACAGTCAGTTCAGCTTCTACTGAACCATGGTTCTGTGAGGCATGCAAAGCAGGAGTGACTGACCCTAATTGCGAGCTTTGTCCAAACAAGG gTGGTATTTTTAAGGAGACAGAAGTTGGAGCATGGGTACATTTAGTATGTGCGCTTTACGTACCTGGAGTCGCCTTTTCGGAG GTGGAGCGTCTATCCGGCGTGACTCTGTTCGAGATGGCGTACTCCCGGTGGGGCGCGCGGTCGTGCGCCCTGTGCGAGGATGCTACACTGGCCCGCACTGGCGTCTGTGTCGGCTGCGACGCCGGACTCTGCAAGACCTTCTTCCATGTCACCTg TGGTCAACGTTCAGGATTGTTGGCTGAAGCTCACTCGGAGGAGGCGGAACAAGCTGATCCATTCTACGCTCATTGCAAGCTACATTCTGATAAAGCTCTAGTCAAAAAACGCAAGAGGAACTGGCTTGCATTGCAATTGAGAACTGAGAAAAG gAAATTGGAACTCCAAAATAACCTAAGTACAGACGAGCAACTAAGGATTCAACGTAAACTAGTGAAATATCGAAAGAAGTATTTGATACAGAAAGAGAATAGGAATCCTCCATGGG TCCCAACACAAAAAATGGCGCGGTTGTTATACAGCAGTGCGTCAGCCATGAGGAAGTTTCAGAAAAAAGCAGAATGCATGGGCATTGATACACATGCATTGGAATTTCAAGATGCACAG ATGTCAGCACTAAAAGATGTCTCCCGTCGTTGGCACGTACCGCCAGCGTTCTCCGTCGAGTTCGTTGGCTACTACCTGGAAAGGAACACAAGAGTCTCATCTCTAAGACAGTCGCTTGAACGACTTACTAAGGAAAATGAGAAGCTTTTGGCTGACGATGATAAATTGCGATTGGATTACGATgag GCTTCAAAAGAGAACACAGAGGCATTAGCAACACTAACATCGACGAGGCAGGCCCTACTGAAACTGTATGAAGTCATAATAGCACTGTGTCCTAAGATCACGTCGCCTCCCGTCTTGGAAGACAAACCTCTCGTCCCGCCCGAGTTGCCTCGCTCCACGCCTAAAGTAACGCCGCAACAGTTGCAGAAACG GTCAATGTCTGTGCCAACTGCGGCTGCACTTAAGATGGGCGTTGGTTTTCCTCTTAGCGACAACCCGGACGCTCGCCAAGGAAAAGTCTTGTCAACATCATTGGAAG CTGCGTCGGGTTCGCTGGCGGGCCGTgagtgcgcggcgtgcggcCGCAGCTCGGAACAACATTTGATGGCGGCGTGCGACACGTGCCACCAACATTACCATCTGCACTGCCTCAAGCCACCGCTGCAACGACCGCCTAAGAAGAGCAAGCTTTATGGATG GCAATGCTCCGAATGTGACAAGACCTCCGATTCTGAACCTGAAGTGCTGGAGAAGAAAGTACCAAGAAGATCGAGAATACGCTACAGTAAAGATGGCGCTATCATCACTGAACCACACAGCCCAGGCTCTCCACCCAAACCGGGCTCAGACAAATATCCCAAAGTTGAAAAAACCAAGTTGGAGACACCTGAAAGTATATCTCCTATTAAAGTAACCATCAAGCCGTTTGAATTTAGTAGCGACGGCAATGAGAGTTCCGAAATTAAagtgaaaaaagaaaagaaaataaagaagtcGAAACAAAGAGAACATGCGTCGGCCTCCGCCGGAGAAGGAGAGTCTCCGAGCAAGAAGATACACAAGCGAAGCTTTACTTCACCCACTTTGACAAATACTCCTCTGATGTCTATAACTCCGATTGTCGCCGATAGTCCAAACGACTCGCACAATGAAAATTCAAACGCGTCCACGAACGTTGCAACTACTAAACGAGAGGACAGCTTTTTGCCTCAGAATTTATCGTTCTCATCTCTTCTAGTGGATGGCAAAGAAAGAGACAGCAAAGCCATAGAGAGTTCAATAGAAAGTACATTAGCGAATTTATCGTCAGATATTGCAACCTATAAAGCTAATAGGAAGCGTAGAAAAGAGAAACATAGATCTAGATACTCCCCGGATCTTTTGCGGTCACCTTCGAAATCGCATAAACATAAAAGGAAGAAGAAGACGCAAGATTTGGAGAATCCAGATCCTCCGCATCCTAGAATCACTATCAAG ATCAAGCCTATTCCAAAACCAGATGGGTCATTAGATACGCAAATGTTCTACGTGCCGACGGACAGCAACGACGGCCCGCCGCCTGCAGTCATGAAGAAGTTATCTAAG CAAGCGGAGCAGGAAGCGGCGAAGCCCCCGGCGGCGCCCGCAGACGAACCTGAACTGCCACCCGCGCCTGAGACTCCCGACGCTGCCGTG CTTAAACCTGTGGAAAGTAAACCAGCTGAATTGATTGAACCCAAACCAAAG AGAAGTCGTAGCGAGCGCTCGCGTCGCGGCGGGTCGGGCGTGAGCAATACGAGCGCGGCCGCGGCGGCTACACCGCTCACACACTGCGATGTCTGCATGGAGGCTGGGGACGGTACCAATCTCGTGAG ATGTGACGAATGTGCCAAACGCTACCACTTCACGTGCTTAGAGCCGCCGCTGAATAAGAACCCCAAGAAACGCGGCTACTCGTGGCATTGTGCGGACTGCGATCCGACG gACGTCGAAGAAAACAACTGA